In the Rhizobium sp. CB3090 genome, one interval contains:
- a CDS encoding AsmA-like C-terminal region-containing protein, whose protein sequence is MRASRNKKWLMTMRSASRWLPAVARTTGIVLLTIIIVFAVFRATAPFLISSGLVRAGIEDALSDWTGYQAQIEGTPTLEFWPTPRVTLNQVTIREPTKNGKVLGHVDSLSADFSLFAALRGHAHFHEFHFLRPIIYIRRDETGLIDWTNEGLLSKAIERVETSSNQGMPMRKDQDAVIGMLTIEDGSVEMTDDRSGNLYKMSSVNADISWPRLSGAMTAVILARLNGQDVKIDFNSTQPLLLFAGKSVDAKTSFSSPLINWTYAGATSISNLSALAGNLNLSVPNVPSFLAWSGEHLPAADTLQNVSLNADVAAIPNGLRFNNLNFKVNDSAASGVMDLSYTKGGKPKISGTLAFDQMNLNPFLAAFSMRLAADTAIDALLNGNPLQRLDLDMRLSSNKAVLGPFQFDDIGASLLVAGGKAKFDIGDSGFEGGELTSHLEVTQGDFGGGGKLQISIHNADFGGLFTRLNLAGPLPLTTGSLDLSLSTSKPIWAANLSDVAGKMHFTSATGSFRQFNISAFRALASDKAFFRMSDIADTSFDFDSLDVDASFAKGSVEVHDAKIVGRNETVMLNGVIPFRSNGLALSGTMQASDPANATELPMLPFFIGGTWPDPVISPVTTLLHKPGQQSQQQ, encoded by the coding sequence ATGAGAGCGTCGAGGAATAAGAAGTGGCTGATGACGATGCGATCGGCATCGCGCTGGCTACCTGCCGTTGCGCGCACCACGGGTATCGTCCTTCTCACCATCATCATCGTCTTCGCCGTTTTCAGAGCAACCGCTCCTTTTCTGATTTCCAGCGGCCTGGTGCGTGCGGGCATCGAGGATGCGCTGTCGGACTGGACCGGATATCAAGCCCAGATCGAGGGCACGCCGACGCTGGAATTCTGGCCGACGCCACGCGTGACACTCAATCAGGTGACCATCCGCGAACCGACGAAAAATGGCAAGGTGCTCGGCCATGTCGACAGCCTCTCGGCGGACTTCTCGCTGTTTGCAGCGCTACGCGGGCACGCGCATTTTCATGAATTCCATTTTCTGCGGCCGATCATCTATATCCGGCGCGACGAGACCGGTCTGATCGACTGGACGAACGAGGGGCTGCTGTCCAAGGCAATCGAACGGGTGGAGACATCCTCCAACCAGGGCATGCCGATGCGAAAGGATCAGGATGCCGTCATCGGCATGCTGACGATCGAAGACGGCAGCGTCGAGATGACGGACGATCGCAGCGGCAACCTTTACAAGATGAGCAGCGTGAATGCGGACATCTCCTGGCCGCGGCTGTCCGGGGCGATGACTGCCGTCATCCTGGCGCGGCTCAACGGTCAGGATGTCAAGATCGATTTCAATTCCACCCAACCTCTTCTGCTCTTTGCCGGCAAAAGCGTCGATGCGAAGACAAGCTTCTCCTCGCCGCTGATCAACTGGACTTATGCCGGGGCCACCAGCATTTCCAATCTCTCCGCGCTCGCTGGAAATCTGAATCTGAGCGTGCCGAATGTGCCTTCTTTCCTGGCGTGGAGCGGAGAACATCTGCCGGCGGCCGATACGCTGCAGAACGTCTCTCTCAATGCCGACGTCGCGGCGATCCCGAACGGCCTTCGCTTCAACAATCTGAACTTCAAGGTCAACGATTCCGCCGCGTCCGGCGTCATGGATCTGAGCTATACGAAGGGCGGCAAGCCGAAGATTTCCGGAACGCTCGCCTTCGACCAGATGAACCTCAATCCGTTCCTGGCCGCCTTCTCCATGCGACTCGCCGCCGATACCGCCATCGACGCATTGCTCAACGGCAATCCGCTGCAGCGCCTGGACTTGGATATGCGCCTGTCGTCGAACAAAGCCGTGCTCGGTCCCTTTCAGTTCGATGATATCGGTGCCAGCCTGCTGGTTGCGGGCGGCAAGGCAAAATTCGATATCGGCGACAGCGGCTTCGAAGGTGGAGAACTCACCTCCCATCTGGAGGTCACGCAGGGCGACTTCGGTGGTGGCGGCAAATTGCAGATATCCATCCACAATGCCGATTTCGGCGGGCTTTTCACCCGCCTCAACCTTGCAGGGCCTCTGCCGCTGACGACAGGATCCCTGGACCTTTCGCTCAGTACTTCCAAGCCGATCTGGGCCGCCAATCTCAGCGATGTCGCCGGCAAGATGCATTTCACCTCGGCCACCGGTTCCTTCCGGCAGTTCAACATCTCCGCCTTCCGTGCGCTTGCGTCCGACAAGGCCTTTTTCCGGATGAGCGACATCGCCGACACGTCCTTCGACTTCGACAGCCTGGACGTGGATGCAAGCTTTGCCAAGGGATCGGTCGAGGTTCACGATGCCAAGATCGTGGGGCGCAACGAAACAGTGATGCTGAACGGCGTCATCCCCTTCCGCAGCAACGGGCTGGCGCTGTCGGGCACGATGCAGGCGAGCGATCCGGCCAATGCGACGGAACTGCCGATGCTGCCCTTCTTCATCGGCGGCACATGGCCGGACCCGGTGATCTCGCCGGTCACGACACTGCTGCATAAGCCCGGCCAGCAGTCGCAGCAACAATAG
- a CDS encoding acetoacetate--CoA ligase — protein sequence MRDSQPLWTPSDEFRRQSPMFVFMEDCSRRFGLSLSDFSSLHAWSIADRETFWTAVWDFCGIKGKRGERALINGDLMLEAHFFPDAELNFAENLLSKSGAEDALIFWGEDKVRDRWSWDRLSAMVSRLQQAYLALGIGKGDRVAAMMPNMPETVACMLAAASIGAIWSSCSPDFGEQGVLDRFGQIEPKLFIACSGYWYSGKLQDVTAKVSAIAQRLGAPAVIIPYAGDADAVAAATPDARTLDAFIAPFEAKSVEFVPLPFSHPLFILFSSGTTGVPKCIVHSTGGALLQLIKEHRLHCGVVPGEKVFYFTTCGWMMWNWLVTGLAAGATLCLYDGSPFAPDGNILFDYAQAEKFAMFGTSAKYIDAVRKSGLTPKTSHDLSSLRLMTSTGSPLSPEGFSFVYEGIKDDIQLASISGGTDIVSCFVLGNPLQPVWRGEIQGPGLGLAVDVWNEEGQPVRGEKGELVCAKAFPSMPVMFWNDPDRVKYHAAYFERFDNVWCHGDFAEWTEHGGLIIHGRSDATLNPGGVRIGTAEIYNQVEQMPEVLEALCIGQDWDDDVRVVLFVRLAAGAALTEDLVKAIKTRIRTGASPRHVPAKIIAVTDIPRTKSGKIVELAVRDVVHGRPVKNKEALANPEALDLFAELEELKS from the coding sequence ATGCGAGACAGTCAGCCGCTCTGGACCCCATCGGACGAATTTCGCCGGCAAAGCCCGATGTTTGTCTTCATGGAAGACTGCAGCCGGCGCTTCGGCCTGTCGCTCTCCGATTTTTCCAGCCTGCATGCCTGGTCGATCGCCGACCGCGAAACCTTCTGGACGGCAGTGTGGGATTTCTGTGGCATCAAGGGAAAACGCGGCGAAAGGGCGCTGATTAATGGCGACCTGATGCTGGAGGCGCATTTCTTTCCCGATGCCGAGCTGAATTTCGCCGAGAACCTGCTGTCGAAAAGCGGCGCGGAAGATGCGCTGATCTTCTGGGGCGAAGACAAGGTGCGCGACCGCTGGTCCTGGGACCGGCTCTCGGCCATGGTATCGCGCCTGCAGCAGGCCTATCTTGCGCTCGGTATCGGCAAGGGCGACCGCGTCGCCGCCATGATGCCGAATATGCCGGAAACCGTCGCCTGCATGCTGGCCGCCGCCTCGATCGGCGCCATCTGGTCTTCCTGTTCCCCGGATTTCGGCGAGCAGGGCGTCTTGGATCGTTTCGGCCAGATCGAGCCGAAACTCTTCATAGCCTGCAGCGGCTATTGGTACAGCGGCAAGCTGCAGGACGTGACTGCAAAGGTCAGCGCCATCGCGCAGCGCCTCGGCGCGCCCGCCGTCATCATCCCCTATGCCGGCGATGCCGATGCGGTCGCGGCCGCGACGCCGGATGCAAGGACGTTGGATGCGTTCATTGCGCCTTTCGAGGCGAAGTCCGTCGAATTCGTGCCGCTGCCGTTTTCGCATCCGCTGTTCATCCTGTTTTCCTCTGGTACGACGGGCGTGCCGAAATGCATTGTCCATTCGACCGGCGGCGCATTGCTGCAGCTCATCAAGGAGCACCGCCTGCATTGCGGTGTCGTCCCCGGCGAGAAGGTCTTCTACTTCACCACCTGCGGCTGGATGATGTGGAACTGGCTGGTGACCGGACTTGCCGCGGGCGCTACGCTCTGCCTCTATGATGGTTCGCCCTTCGCGCCGGATGGCAATATCCTTTTCGACTATGCGCAGGCGGAGAAGTTCGCCATGTTCGGCACTTCAGCCAAATATATCGACGCTGTGCGCAAGAGCGGCCTGACGCCGAAGACGTCGCATGATCTTTCCAGCCTGCGGCTGATGACGTCCACTGGCTCGCCGCTGTCGCCGGAAGGCTTCTCCTTCGTCTACGAGGGCATCAAGGACGACATTCAGCTCGCCTCCATTTCGGGAGGCACCGACATCGTCTCCTGCTTCGTGCTCGGCAATCCCCTGCAGCCGGTTTGGCGCGGTGAAATCCAGGGACCCGGCCTCGGCCTTGCCGTCGATGTCTGGAACGAGGAGGGTCAGCCGGTGCGTGGCGAAAAGGGTGAGCTTGTCTGCGCCAAGGCCTTTCCTTCGATGCCGGTGATGTTCTGGAACGATCCCGACCGCGTCAAATATCACGCCGCCTATTTCGAACGTTTCGACAATGTCTGGTGCCATGGCGATTTTGCCGAATGGACGGAGCATGGTGGCCTGATCATCCATGGCCGCTCGGACGCGACGCTTAATCCTGGTGGCGTGCGCATCGGCACGGCGGAGATCTACAATCAAGTCGAGCAGATGCCCGAGGTCCTCGAAGCGCTCTGCATTGGCCAGGATTGGGATGACGATGTGCGTGTCGTGCTTTTCGTTCGCCTGGCGGCCGGCGCGGCGCTTACCGAAGATCTGGTCAAGGCGATCAAGACCCGTATTCGCACCGGCGCTTCGCCGCGGCACGTACCCGCCAAGATCATCGCTGTCACCGATATCCCGCGCACCAAGTCCGGCAAAATCGTCGAGCTCGCGGTCCGCGATGTCGTGCATGGCCGACCGGTGAAGAACAAGGAAGCGCTCGCCAATCCCGAGGCGTTGGACCTCTTTGCCGAGCTGGAGGAGCTCAAGAGCTGA
- a CDS encoding DEAD/DEAH box helicase: protein MTEFEGIVPAIAQALAKRGYEALTPVQKAMLDPGLTGKDALVSAQTGSGKTVAFGLALAPSLLEGAERFGLAGTPLALAIAPTRELALQVQRELEWLYELTGATIASCVGGMDMRTEKRALERGAHIVVGTPGRLCDHIRRNSLDISGLKAVVLDEADEMLDLGFREDLEFILETAPAERRTLMFSATVPRSIAKLAENYQRDAMRIATASEAKQHVDIDYRALAVVPSDRENAIINVLRYYEAQNAIVFCSTRAAVNHLTARFNNRGFAVVALSGELSQSERTHALQAMRDGRARVCIATDVAARGIDLPGLELVVHADLPTNPETLLHRSGRTGRAGNKGVSALIVPLSARRRTERLLEAARIRATWAKPPSADEVSQRDDERLLADPVFAAPLAEDEQSIVQQLLQRHGAEQVAAAFLRQYRAGHSAPEELQDVPAEGDRRKPRRDDFPVTHHDGPSAGRNDFTDGVWVSLSVGRKQNAEPRWLIPMLCRNGNLTKRDIGAIKMQPEETFVEFSQEGAERFLSAIGPGKTLERGIRVKPLAGIPDFSQAKREGTYGKKKPFADRDARPKESGKPKWKSDRKPERAHAGEGSVSERSDKKPWAKKPGKPSFAKNDGPPKGGRPNSRAARKAAKVRGE, encoded by the coding sequence ATGACCGAATTCGAAGGCATCGTTCCTGCGATCGCCCAGGCTTTGGCAAAGCGCGGTTACGAAGCGCTGACGCCGGTACAGAAGGCCATGCTCGATCCTGGCCTGACCGGCAAGGACGCATTGGTTTCGGCCCAGACGGGCTCCGGCAAGACGGTTGCCTTCGGCCTGGCGCTGGCGCCCAGCTTGCTGGAGGGTGCCGAGCGCTTCGGCCTCGCCGGCACGCCGCTGGCATTGGCGATCGCGCCGACCCGCGAACTGGCGCTGCAGGTGCAGCGCGAATTGGAATGGCTGTATGAGCTGACGGGCGCGACCATCGCCTCCTGCGTCGGCGGCATGGATATGCGCACCGAAAAGCGCGCGCTCGAGCGCGGCGCGCATATCGTCGTCGGCACGCCGGGCCGCCTTTGCGATCATATCCGCCGCAATTCGCTTGACATCTCCGGGCTCAAGGCCGTGGTGCTGGACGAGGCCGACGAGATGCTCGATCTCGGCTTCCGCGAGGATCTCGAATTCATCTTGGAAACTGCGCCGGCGGAGCGGCGGACACTGATGTTTTCGGCAACCGTGCCGCGTTCGATCGCCAAGCTCGCTGAAAATTACCAGCGCGACGCCATGCGCATCGCCACCGCCTCGGAAGCCAAGCAGCATGTCGATATCGATTATCGCGCCCTGGCGGTCGTCCCGAGCGACAGGGAAAACGCCATCATCAACGTTCTTCGCTATTACGAAGCACAGAACGCCATCGTCTTTTGCTCGACGCGTGCCGCGGTCAACCATCTGACCGCGCGCTTCAACAACAGGGGCTTTGCCGTCGTTGCGCTCTCGGGCGAGCTCAGCCAGAGCGAACGGACCCACGCGCTTCAGGCTATGCGCGATGGCCGCGCCCGCGTCTGTATCGCGACCGACGTCGCCGCCCGCGGCATCGATCTGCCCGGTCTGGAACTGGTGGTTCATGCCGACCTGCCGACCAATCCGGAAACCCTGCTGCACCGTAGCGGCCGCACCGGACGCGCTGGCAACAAGGGCGTCAGCGCCCTGATCGTGCCACTTAGCGCCCGCCGCCGCACCGAGCGCCTGCTGGAAGCTGCCCGCATCCGCGCCACCTGGGCAAAGCCCCCATCGGCCGACGAAGTCAGCCAGCGAGACGATGAGCGTCTTCTCGCCGACCCGGTCTTTGCCGCACCGCTTGCCGAAGACGAGCAGTCGATCGTGCAGCAATTGCTGCAGCGCCACGGCGCGGAGCAGGTTGCCGCTGCATTCCTGCGGCAGTATCGTGCCGGCCATTCCGCGCCTGAGGAACTGCAGGACGTACCGGCCGAAGGCGACCGCAGAAAGCCGCGCCGGGACGATTTCCCCGTCACTCACCACGACGGACCATCCGCGGGACGAAACGATTTCACCGACGGCGTCTGGGTGTCGCTCTCGGTTGGCCGCAAGCAGAATGCCGAGCCGCGCTGGCTGATCCCGATGCTCTGCCGCAATGGCAACCTGACCAAGCGCGACATCGGCGCCATCAAGATGCAACCCGAGGAAACCTTCGTCGAATTTTCGCAAGAAGGCGCCGAACGCTTTCTGTCGGCGATCGGCCCGGGCAAGACTTTGGAAAGAGGCATCCGCGTCAAGCCCCTTGCCGGCATACCGGATTTTTCGCAGGCCAAGCGGGAAGGAACCTACGGCAAGAAGAAGCCCTTCGCCGACAGGGATGCCCGTCCCAAGGAGAGCGGCAAGCCGAAATGGAAGTCCGACCGCAAACCGGAACGGGCGCATGCAGGCGAGGGCAGTGTCTCCGAGCGTTCGGACAAGAAGCCTTGGGCAAAGAAACCGGGCAAGCCGAGTTTTGCCAAGAACGACGGCCCCCCTAAGGGCGGTAGGCCGAATTCAAGGGCCGCGCGCAAGGCCGCGAAGGTGCGAGGGGAGTAG
- a CDS encoding sulfurtransferase/chromate resistance protein, translating to MPSFLEITPDKLNRIIGTPNLPTIIDVRNDEDFAADPRLIPGSIRRDYRTVTDWANELARPAIILCQKGQKLGHGVAAYLRVFGKEAEVLEGGFEAWRSAKGVLVPEEKLPARDAKGRTVWVTRARPKIDRIACPWLIRRFIDPSAIFLFVPAVEVLAVADRFNAMPFDIEDVFWSHRGELCTFDVMIEEFGLGTEPLLHLATIVRGADTARPDLAPEVSGLLAASLGLSRMFNDDLEQLEAGMTLYDAFYRWCRDATEETHNWPNPRKV from the coding sequence ATGCCGTCATTTCTGGAAATCACACCCGACAAGCTGAATCGTATTATCGGCACGCCCAACTTGCCGACGATCATAGACGTCCGCAACGACGAGGATTTCGCTGCCGATCCCCGGCTTATTCCCGGCTCGATCCGTCGTGACTACCGAACCGTAACCGACTGGGCGAACGAATTGGCTCGGCCAGCCATCATTCTCTGTCAGAAGGGACAAAAGCTCGGACATGGAGTTGCTGCCTATCTTCGTGTCTTCGGAAAGGAGGCGGAGGTTCTCGAAGGCGGCTTCGAGGCATGGCGGAGCGCGAAGGGCGTGCTGGTCCCCGAGGAGAAGTTGCCTGCCCGAGATGCCAAAGGGCGGACCGTTTGGGTAACAAGAGCTCGGCCGAAGATCGACCGCATCGCTTGCCCTTGGCTGATCCGGCGTTTCATCGATCCGTCAGCGATCTTCCTTTTCGTCCCGGCAGTCGAAGTCTTAGCCGTCGCTGATCGTTTCAACGCGATGCCCTTCGACATCGAGGATGTCTTCTGGAGCCATCGGGGCGAGCTGTGCACCTTTGATGTGATGATCGAGGAGTTCGGCCTCGGCACTGAGCCTCTCCTTCATCTTGCAACCATTGTTCGAGGCGCCGATACCGCCCGACCCGACCTGGCACCTGAAGTCTCCGGACTGCTCGCGGCCTCGCTTGGGCTTTCGCGGATGTTCAACGACGATTTGGAGCAATTGGAAGCCGGCATGACGCTCTATGATGCCTTCTATCGTTGGTGTCGTGACGCGACGGAAGAGACGCACAACTGGCCCAACCCGAGGAAGGTATGA
- the chrA gene encoding chromate efflux transporter, with product MTDLVKNAAARPSAADRDVVPLREAIKVWTRVAALSFGGPAGQIAVMHRIVVDEKKWVGEHRFLHALNYCMLLPGPEAHQLAIYIGWLLNRTLGGMIAGGLFVLPGFLAILVLSYVYVLFGNLTFIEGMFFGLKCAVLAVVIQAVFRIGSRALKSRGMIALAAAAFAAIFFLHVRFPLIIVGAGLIGYLASRGGVAAFNAGGGHKSGPGTILEDKDSVLGEEIPLHARPNLAWSLKTSGALAAAWLIPVAALLITLGPDNVFSKIGIFFSEMAIVTFGGAYAVLAYVAQEAVQQLGWLRPGEMLDGLGMAETTPGPLIMVTQFVGFLAGYRNPGTLSPLTAATFAAVLTTWVTFLPSFLWIFAGAPFIEKMRGNVALTGAMSAITAAVVGVILNLAIWFGLHVLFRETISLIYGSWTMDVPVLTSLSLPSLVLTLLAVTAIFRLRMSVMITLLASAALGVGWTVFAS from the coding sequence ATGACCGACCTCGTAAAGAACGCGGCTGCACGACCAAGCGCGGCTGATCGGGATGTCGTTCCCCTCCGTGAGGCCATCAAGGTCTGGACCCGCGTTGCCGCCCTGAGCTTCGGCGGACCGGCCGGGCAGATCGCCGTCATGCACCGCATCGTCGTCGATGAAAAGAAGTGGGTAGGGGAGCACAGGTTCCTTCATGCTCTGAACTACTGCATGTTGCTGCCAGGTCCGGAAGCACATCAGCTTGCCATCTATATCGGCTGGCTGCTGAACAGGACCTTGGGCGGCATGATCGCGGGCGGTCTGTTCGTCCTGCCGGGCTTCCTTGCGATCCTCGTACTCAGTTACGTCTACGTCTTGTTCGGGAACTTAACTTTCATTGAAGGGATGTTCTTCGGGCTCAAATGCGCTGTGCTGGCGGTCGTAATCCAGGCCGTCTTCCGCATCGGTAGCCGAGCTCTCAAAAGCAGAGGTATGATTGCATTGGCAGCCGCTGCCTTCGCCGCGATCTTCTTCCTGCACGTTCGGTTTCCGCTCATCATCGTTGGGGCGGGACTTATCGGCTACCTTGCCTCCCGCGGAGGGGTAGCGGCCTTCAACGCGGGCGGTGGGCACAAGTCAGGCCCTGGGACAATCTTGGAAGATAAGGATTCTGTTCTTGGCGAGGAGATTCCTTTGCACGCTCGACCGAACCTCGCCTGGTCTCTGAAGACCTCAGGTGCGCTGGCGGCGGCGTGGCTTATTCCGGTTGCGGCCCTCCTGATCACGCTCGGTCCCGACAACGTCTTTTCCAAAATCGGGATATTCTTCAGTGAGATGGCAATCGTGACCTTTGGGGGAGCGTATGCCGTGCTGGCATATGTCGCACAGGAGGCGGTGCAGCAGTTGGGCTGGCTGCGGCCGGGCGAGATGCTGGACGGTTTGGGAATGGCGGAAACGACTCCTGGGCCGTTGATCATGGTCACGCAGTTCGTTGGGTTTCTGGCGGGCTATCGTAATCCCGGGACCCTCAGCCCTCTTACAGCAGCAACTTTCGCCGCCGTGCTGACAACTTGGGTCACGTTCCTGCCGAGCTTTCTTTGGATTTTCGCAGGCGCGCCATTCATCGAGAAGATGCGCGGCAATGTCGCTCTGACTGGTGCCATGTCAGCGATAACGGCGGCGGTCGTGGGCGTCATCCTGAACCTCGCGATTTGGTTCGGGCTCCATGTGCTGTTCCGTGAGACCATAAGTTTAATCTACGGCTCCTGGACGATGGATGTGCCCGTCCTGACCTCACTTTCATTACCCTCACTAGTGCTGACCCTATTGGCTGTAACGGCCATCTTCCGCCTGAGGATGTCGGTGATGATAACCTTATTGGCATCCGCCGCTTTGGGTGTTGGCTGGACTGTCTTTGCTTCTTAA
- a CDS encoding class I SAM-dependent methyltransferase codes for MSSTVAEAGTGEISPNLVVDAMFACRKTAAIKAAIELDLFTLIGDGRNAASLAAATNAAERGVRILCDYLVVNGFLTKTGNQYALTPSSRAFLDRHSPSYMGSAIEFIAAPEMLKQVLDDPTSYVRNGGSIGLANMSPDNPVWVKFARGMGSFTGGSAIALAAEMASLLVAPKKILDIAAGHGRFGIEMAKTFPSAEIVAVDWSSVLELAKYNARQFGVAERYTVIPGSAFEVDWGTDYDLILLPNFLHHFDMETCAGLLRKVRASLSQDGKVVAVDFVPNDDLVSPPFPAAFSWEMLAGTPKGEAYTQKDFAEMARRAGFQDARVKTLPPSPASLIFFQ; via the coding sequence ATGTCATCGACGGTAGCAGAAGCAGGCACGGGCGAGATTTCGCCCAATTTAGTGGTTGATGCGATGTTTGCGTGCCGAAAGACGGCCGCGATCAAGGCCGCCATAGAACTCGATCTTTTTACCTTGATCGGTGACGGCCGCAACGCAGCATCTTTGGCAGCCGCGACGAATGCTGCCGAACGCGGCGTGCGCATTCTGTGCGACTATCTAGTCGTAAACGGCTTTCTGACCAAGACGGGCAATCAATACGCCCTGACCCCATCCAGCCGAGCGTTCCTCGATCGGCATTCGCCGTCCTACATGGGCTCGGCCATCGAGTTCATCGCCGCACCGGAGATGCTGAAGCAGGTTCTGGACGATCCGACTTCTTATGTCCGCAATGGCGGGTCCATCGGGCTGGCAAATATGTCGCCGGACAATCCGGTATGGGTGAAGTTTGCTCGCGGGATGGGTTCGTTTACGGGTGGCAGTGCAATCGCTCTTGCCGCCGAAATGGCCAGCTTGCTCGTGGCGCCGAAGAAGATTTTGGATATCGCCGCAGGACACGGGCGTTTCGGGATAGAGATGGCGAAGACTTTTCCGTCAGCCGAAATCGTCGCGGTCGATTGGAGCTCCGTTCTGGAATTGGCCAAATATAATGCACGGCAATTTGGCGTCGCGGAGCGCTACACGGTCATTCCCGGCAGCGCATTCGAGGTCGATTGGGGCACGGATTACGATCTCATCCTGCTTCCGAACTTCCTGCATCACTTCGACATGGAAACCTGCGCCGGATTGCTCAGAAAGGTCCGAGCGAGCCTGAGCCAAGACGGCAAAGTGGTCGCGGTGGACTTCGTGCCCAATGACGATCTCGTCTCGCCTCCCTTCCCTGCCGCCTTTTCATGGGAGATGCTGGCCGGCACGCCGAAGGGCGAGGCTTACACGCAGAAGGATTTTGCCGAGATGGCTAGACGCGCCGGCTTTCAAGACGCGAGGGTAAAAACACTACCGCCATCGCCGGCGAGCTTGATCTTCTTCCAGTAG
- the chrA gene encoding chromate efflux transporter — protein MGDAVVNAKEVAEDRPAVPPAGTPREVFGAFLKLGLTSFGGPIAHLGYFRDELVARRKWIDEKGYADLIALCQFLPGPASSQVGFAMGLLRAGPLGALAAWSAFTLPSALILLIFATAATALDNTLGQALLHGLKLVAVAVVAQAVWGMAKSLTPDRPRAGIALAAIFMVTFGGALGQLAAIVLGAVAGLALCRGVVVEHKPSFSFGISRSAGLICLLVFLLLLFGLPLLVSALDSQGLRLFDAFYRSGALVFGGGHVVLPLLQAEVVRPGWVSENAFLAGYGVAQAVPGPLFTFSAYLGAAMIPSPHGLAGAAISLLAIFLPGFLLLVGTLPFWDRLSTYPLAQAAMRGANAAVVGVLAAALYNPVWTSAVLTSADFALALSGFLLLVVWKSPPWIVVVLMAASAVISQMA, from the coding sequence TTGGGAGATGCGGTCGTGAATGCAAAAGAGGTAGCCGAAGACCGACCCGCAGTTCCACCTGCAGGCACACCTCGGGAGGTCTTCGGCGCGTTCCTCAAGCTTGGCCTCACCTCGTTCGGCGGGCCGATCGCGCATCTCGGATATTTCCGCGACGAACTCGTCGCCCGGCGGAAGTGGATCGACGAAAAGGGTTATGCCGATCTTATTGCCCTCTGTCAGTTCCTTCCTGGACCTGCTTCGAGCCAAGTCGGGTTTGCCATGGGCCTGTTGCGAGCCGGCCCGCTGGGGGCGCTTGCGGCATGGAGCGCGTTTACGCTTCCGTCGGCGCTGATCCTGCTCATCTTCGCCACCGCGGCCACTGCCCTCGACAATACCCTCGGGCAGGCTTTGCTGCATGGGTTGAAGCTCGTTGCCGTGGCTGTTGTCGCCCAAGCCGTTTGGGGCATGGCAAAGTCGCTGACGCCAGACAGGCCGCGTGCCGGTATCGCGCTCGCGGCGATTTTCATGGTGACGTTTGGCGGGGCGCTCGGACAGCTCGCAGCCATCGTGCTGGGCGCTGTAGCGGGACTTGCCCTTTGTCGCGGAGTTGTGGTCGAGCACAAGCCAAGTTTTTCGTTCGGAATATCCAGATCTGCGGGCCTCATCTGCTTGCTGGTGTTTCTGCTCTTGTTGTTCGGGCTGCCGCTCCTTGTTTCTGCTCTGGATTCACAGGGACTGCGTCTTTTCGATGCCTTCTATCGTTCCGGCGCGCTCGTGTTCGGCGGCGGGCATGTCGTGCTGCCGCTGCTCCAGGCAGAGGTCGTGAGGCCGGGCTGGGTATCGGAAAACGCCTTCCTTGCCGGCTACGGCGTTGCGCAGGCCGTGCCCGGTCCGCTCTTTACCTTTTCAGCCTATCTCGGAGCGGCGATGATACCGTCTCCTCATGGCCTTGCCGGCGCGGCCATCTCTCTGCTAGCTATTTTTCTGCCCGGCTTTCTGCTGCTCGTCGGCACCCTGCCTTTCTGGGACAGGCTCAGCACCTATCCGCTGGCTCAGGCGGCCATGCGGGGCGCAAATGCAGCCGTGGTCGGCGTGTTGGCCGCCGCTCTCTATAATCCGGTATGGACCAGCGCGGTCCTCACATCGGCAGATTTCGCCCTCGCCCTTTCCGGCTTCCTTCTGCTGGTAGTGTGGAAGTCGCCGCCATGGATCGTCGTTGTGCTGATGGCCGCCAGCGCCGTTATCTCTCAAATGGCGTAG